The following is a genomic window from Gemmatimonadota bacterium.
ATGGCGCACATACATGGGCCGCTCCGGCGATCCACGGTGTACTAGTCGAAAAAGCCCTGGTCTTCTTCCTTCAGGTAGGGCAGCGCTTTGTCCGGCACCAGGTCGACCCCCAGGCCGGGGCCGTCCCAAACGTCGATGAAGCCGTCTTTCACGATCGTTTCCGGCAAACCCTCCACGATGTCGTACCACCAGGACGGGTTGCCAACGGGGTATTCGAAGGCAATGTAATTGGGCGGCATGGCGGCCGAAGCGTGCACCAGGGCGGCCAGGCCGATCAGGCCGTCTATGACGCCGTGGGGCGCCATGAGCACGCCGTGGAGGTCGGCGTATTCCGCGATCCATTTCAGTTCCGCGATCCCGCCCACGTCGGCCGGATCGGGACCCACCACGTCCACGGCCCTCTTTTCGATGAGATCGACGAAGTTCTCCCGCAGATAGATCTGTTCCCCTGTGTGAATGGGGGTGGACGTCCTCGAATTCACATCCCGGTAGAGGTCGGCCAGGACGAAGGGCGTATAGTCGCCGGTGATCATGTCTTCCAGCCACATGACGTGCAGGTGTTCCACGGCTTTCGCCAGCCGCAGCGCGTCCGGAACGAGCATGCCGGGGCCGCAGTCAAGAGCCAGGCCGACTTCATCGCCGAGGACCGCCTTCATGGCCTCGATACAGGCTACGATGTGATTAAGGCCCTTCTCAGTGAGCGGGCCGCGATTGCCGTGAAAGCCGCGGCGCTGCAGGTCGCCGTAGAAGAAATCGGGGACCTGCGACGGCATCTGGCTGTGAAAACTGATGCCCTGCTTGATGATGGTGAACCCCTCGGGCGCCGCCTTCATCCGGGCCATGTCCTCCGCGTAGTCCTCCACGGAGGCGCCCTTCATGGGAAACCGAACGGCGCCGTTGTACACCCGTACCCGGTCCCGCATCTTGCCCCCGAGCAGCTTGTAAACCGGCAGTCCGGCCGCCTTGCCCGCGATGTCCCAGAGGGCCATCTCGATGGCGCTTACCGCGCTGCCCCAGGGCTTGAAACTGCCCAGCCTTCGTATGCTC
Proteins encoded in this region:
- a CDS encoding mandelate racemase/muconate lactonizing enzyme family protein, translated to MKITDLKCAVIGQNPVVRITTDEGIHGLGQIENSKPYMKPHVLFYRDRIIGQDPTDVSRVVSSIRRLGSFKPWGSAVSAIEMALWDIAGKAAGLPVYKLLGGKMRDRVRVYNGAVRFPMKGASVEDYAEDMARMKAAPEGFTIIKQGISFHSQMPSQVPDFFYGDLQRRGFHGNRGPLTEKGLNHIVACIEAMKAVLGDEVGLALDCGPGMLVPDALRLAKAVEHLHVMWLEDMITGDYTPFVLADLYRDVNSRTSTPIHTGEQIYLRENFVDLIEKRAVDVVGPDPADVGGIAELKWIAEYADLHGVLMAPHGVIDGLIGLAALVHASAAMPPNYIAFEYPVGNPSWWYDIVEGLPETIVKDGFIDVWDGPGLGVDLVPDKALPYLKEEDQGFFD